The genomic window CGGGGACCCGGGGAGTTGCGGGCAAAATGGAGGGCAGGGCCGTTCCCCAGATGGTCAAGGATGCGAAACAGGTTGGAAAACGCCGTCCGGGCGACCTGGGGGATACGAAGCGGCAGGCTTTGCCTGCGGACGCTCCGCCGGGAACAATCGAAAATCATGCGCTCACGGACGCCCCCATGCCGTCAATCGACGAGATGAGTATTCGGGCGCACGATTTTATCAGGCGGTATGTCGCGGCATACGAGAACAGAAATCCTACCCGGTTGTTCGGTTTTTTTGAACCGAACGCCGTTGAAAACGGCAAGTCGCTCGATCATCTGTTCTCGACGTACATCTCCAATTTCAAACGGGCCGAAAAAATTCGTTATCAAATCCACCCTGCCGACTTCAGGCTTGCCCGGGAGAAGATGATCGTCAGCGGCAGCTTCGAGATGGCGGTAAAGTTCAAGGGGGAACCCACCGTGGAATCCAGGGGCTCGATCCTGATGGAGCTGACCATGCACGATGACGATTTCCGAATCAGGACTCTGACCTACAACTTCTGGGAATCCGTCAGGCGATCCGACTGATTCCGGGTTGAGCGCAACGCGCCGCGGGCCTGGAGCGGAACTCACGGCGAAGCCCGAAAATATGCATCGCCGTTGCTGCCCCCGGGGGGAACTCATACGAAGTTACCTAGAAAATAGATTCCCGGGTGAGTCTGTTTTCATGCTTCGCGGGTGTCGCAGGGGGCATGGATAATTGCGTTCAAGATGGATTTTTCAAGCACCAAAGAGCGGGGGAATGATTCCCCCGCACCCCCCAAGTTTCGGCCACACGCTCAGGCCGAGAGCCCGGCGTCACCCTGCTCGAAAGGAATCCTTGGCGTTCAAAGCAGCTTGTTCAGGCAACGGTCCTTCAGGCCGGAGATCACTTTCCTCACTTCCTGCGTCTTTTCGAGGTCCGCAACGAGCACCGCATCTTCGGTGTCCACGATCAGAATCCCCTTGACTCCCAGTGCCGCCACATGCCTGTTGCCCCGGGCCATGACGAAAGAACCCCGGCAGTCGATGAGCATCGCGTCTCCCTCGGCCAGGTTTCCCGCCTCGTCCTGTTCCGCCCGCCGCGTTTCGTAGAGGCTGTACCATGAGCCAACGTCGCTCCAGCCGCAGTCGCAGGGAAGCACATAGACGGTCCGGCCGGTTTTCTCCATGATCGCGTAATCGAAAGAGATGCCGTCGATTCCTTCGTAGAGCGAAGCCAACCGTTGAGCATGTTCGTCCGAGTCAAACCCGGTCAACCCGGTCAGTCCCGAATGAAACGCGGGCATATGCTCCGAGAATTCCGCCAGCAGAAGGGAGGATGTGGCAATGAAGATACCGGCGTTCCAGTAGGTGCCGCCTCCGAGCAGGTATTCCTCCGCCTTGTGGAGAGGAGGTTTTTCCACAAACCGTTTGGCCCGATGGAACGCGACCCCGTCGGCGTTCCGTTCGACCGGGTCCGTCTCGATGTACCCGTAACCCGTTTCAGGTCGTGTGGGCACGATGCCGAGAGTGAAGATGGCCCTGTCGTCGGCCGAGAGTGATACGGCATGCATGAGCGCGGTTCTGAAAACAGCGGGCCGAGCGACGAAGTGGTCCGCGGGGAGGATCACCATTGGGGCATTGCCGGCGAGGTATTCCACGTATCTCGCGGCCAGCCCTATGCAGGGTGCCGTGTTTTTTCCCTGGGGCTCCGCCAGGATGCGAACTTCGGTTCCCGAGAAGAGTCGGCTCGTTTCGTCGAAATGCTCACGACCCACCACCAGAATGATCCGGGAATCGGGCACGAGCCCTTTGATCCGCTCGTAAGTCGCCTTGACCATCGGCTGATCGCCGATAATGCTCAGCAGTTGCTTGGGCCGCGCCTTACGGCTGACAGGCCAGAACCTCGTTCCGGAACCGCCCGCCATGATCACCACGTACATGAAGCCGTCCTTCTCAGCAGACCGTTCCCTTGCGCCCGTAATCGTCCTCGAGCCGGATAATGTCGTCTTCGCCGAAATACGTCCCCTGCTGGACTTCGATGAAGCTCATGATCGTCGTGCCGGGGTTTTCGATCCGGTGTTTGACGCCGGCCGGGATGTCGATGTACTCTCCCACCTCGAGCGGGATTTTTCGATCGTCGAGGGTTACAAGGGCCTGACCCTGGACGATCATCCAGTGTTCCGACCGTTTGTAGTGCAGCTGATAGCTCAGTCTCTTCCCGGGGAGCACATCGACGCGCTTGACCTTGTAGGTCGGGCTGTCCTCGAGGACCGTCCACAGGCCCCATGGCGGCCTGGACATGGCCGCGTGGGGCTTTGTCCTTTCCAGAACGGCGCGGTAGAGCTGCACGTACTCGCAGGCCATCCGCTCCATGTTGAATCGCTCTTCCACGAACCGGCGGCAGGCTGAGCGGTCCCAGGAGTCGATTCTGCGAACCTCCTCGACGATCCGGTCCATGTCCGCGGCGAGGATTCCGTTCTCGCCGATTTTCACGATTTCCGCCATGGTTCCCCGGTTGAATCCGACCACCGGCGTTCCGCAGGCGTTCGATTCGAGGATGTGAAGCGGGAAGGCAGGCTCCTCGGAGGTGCACAGAACCGCCGCGGCCTTTCCCCACAGCTCCCCGAGCTTTTCGGGACTGAGGGAAGGTGCGTGCCTTATCCTGGAGCCGTCCACGTAGCGGGCAATTTCCATCTCGTAGTAGTCAGGGTCTTCGATGTTGCCGACAATGAGCAGTTTCCGGTCCGAGCGCAACGCGATTTCAACGGCGTCCCGAACCCCGCCCGTCTTACCGACCGGTCCATACCACAGCAGATGGTCGCCGGGCTTGGCGCGACAGTTGAACACGCTTGCATCGACCGCCGGGTAGATGGTCCCGGCATAATCCAGGCTCGAATCGCGTGATGCGTCGCTGGCCGATACGTAGGCGCAACGGTGGTTCCATTTGCGGAATATGGGCAGCACTCCCTCCGACAAACGGCCGTAAAAACTCGAGACGATGGGGATCTTAACGAAGGGGGCGTACGAAACCGAAAGCAGGTTGTCATGGGTGTGCAGAAGATCGAATTCCGATGCTTCCTCCATTGCCGCGCCAAGGCTGAGACACTCGAGGGCGGATGAGTCCGAATCGGACAACGGGGGGATCGGCCCCCGCTCCGGAGGCGGGTCCAGCCCGAACAGCTTCACTTCCACCCCCTGGGCCGCCATGGCGTGACGAAAAAGCTCGCACAGGATGCTCCAGGTCAGTGCCTGAACGCTTCTGGCCCGCCATGATGCCGGGAAAACCATTCCGACTTTCATTCGATCCCCAACGTCGCTTCAGGTGAGAGCGCTTGCTTTCAAAGACTCATCAAAACGATGAGCACGACGAAATATAACTGATTGGCGGGGATTTGCCAGTTGAATTCCACCACGCTGTGGCACAGAAAGGCCAGGCAGCCCGCCAGTGCCCCGGCGGCGATCAGACGTCTCCGCGAGTCGCCGCCGCTCTCGCAGTGAATCCCACCGGCCCGCAGCCCCGCCGGAATCGGAGAACGGTGAATCGCACTTCCTGACCCGCCTGGAATGTCGGAAAGGGAAAGGGTGCCGGAAGGACCGCTCGAACGCCGGCGATCGGGCAGATTCTCCCCGGCATCGAGTTTCCATGCGCGCCGGGCTGCCAGGACCCAGTATCCCCATGCCAGCACGGTCAACCCGGCGGCAACGGGCACGCCCAGCTCTCCGGCGAGCTCGAGGTAGTCGCTGTGCGCATGGACGATTTCCTGGTCGTCGAGCAGATGGGACTGGTAGAGACGAATCGCGTGAGCGAAGGTGTCCAGACCGGTTCCGGTCAGGAAATGGTCCCGAATCAGCCGGCAACTGTCGGCCCAAATCTTGAAACGGCCCAAGGCGCCGCCCTCCAGGACGTCAAAACGGGCGATGATGTTGCCGAAGCCGACGATGCTCCCGTAGGCGATCATCACCCCCCAGCAGACGACGACGAAAGCGAGCATGCCCGGTCGCCGTATTCTGCCGATGATCGTAAAGGCAGTGAGAGCGATCAGGGCACTGAGAATACCCCCCCTTGATTCGGAAAAGACCAGGGCAAACAGCACCATGCCGACAAGAAAGGAAAAAAACAACTGCTTCTGCCTGATCTGGGCGTTTCGTTCCCGGGCATCGTAGGTCTTTTGCCGGGACAATCTCGAAGGAGGTTCTTCCGGAGAAAGGGTATACCCGAGAAGGACCGGCCAGATCATTCCCAGAAACGCGGCGAAGTGGTTCCGGTTCACGAAGGTTCCCCGTGCGTCGCCGGTCCCGGCGGCTTCCCAGAGCACTCCCAGGGAAGGCACGAGCACTTGCAGGATGCCGTAGAGAGCCTCGGACGCAGCCACGAAAAAGAGCAGGCGAAAGAACCATTCGGGAGAGCCTTCCCGGAGGGCGTTTCGCAAGAGAATGCCGAACAGGACCAGAAACACCCACCAGAACAGGGAAAACATAGTCATCACGGGAAGATAGGAAATTGCAGCCCATCCCCCCTGCGGGCTTCCGGCTGCCTCGGCGGCCCGTTGCAGCCAGAGCAGGCGGTGCGGAGCCAGCACGGCCAGGGCGGAGGGCGGCAGGGGAATCAGCTGCAAAACCGGAAAAGCCAGGATGAAGACTCCGGCACCCTGCCACTTCACGGGGATTTCCCGCATCAGGGAAGGCGATTCGGGCTCCATCCACAACAGCACCGCCGTTCCGATCATGAACAGCGCGGCGAACATGCTCCAGAACCAGGGGCGCGCGCCCCCCAGGAAAAACGGGAGGAACAGGACCGGGAGGGCGATCGTGACCCGGGTCAGGAAGATGCTGCCCAGAGGTCTCACGCCCGGGCCTCTGTTGGCCCCGAAAGGGTCATATGAGCGGACGCCTGGCCTGGGGGGCATGATGAGCGGTTTCATTTATCGGGAGACTTGAGGCTACAGGAGACGGCCGATCGACCGATCGACACTGGAGAGAGCCCTGTTTGTCCTCGAGCTCCTTGAGCTTCGCCACAACGGTGCGTCTCAGGTGCTCGATGCGTCTCAGGGTGTAATGGCTTATGGGGTCTTGGAGCAGATCTTTTCTCAGCGACAGCGTGCCGTAGCTCTTGCTCCCGTTCACCAGCGGCAGCTCCAGCACCAGCACGCGGTCCCGGCACTGGTCCAGGTCGAGGCAGATCTCGTTGAGGCACCACCTGTAGGTGTCTCCCGGGCCGTTCCACCAGACTCCATTGAAATGAATCCTGGCTTCATCCATCTTGAGCAGTTCGCATGCGCTCACGATGCGCTCCCACATCTCCTCCACGCTCGCGGCACGGGCGATGTGAAGCTGCTGGTCCAGGAACGTGCGGCGCTCGCGCGCGAAGCCCATCACGTCCGTGACGTCATGGAAGTAGCCCACAACCTTGTCAACAGTCACGTATTCCAGGTAGCCGATCTTGCGTATGAAGAAGACGACAAGAAATCCAAGAACCAGGAGCAGGAACCCGGCCTTGACATCCCTCGCGTGGACGATGAGCAGTGCAAACACTCCGAGAAACAGTGTCGCCCCGTACATGATCAGGACGGCCTTGCGCTGGCTGAGCCCCATTCTGAGCAATCTGTGGTGGATATGGCTCTTGTCGGGCTGGAACATGCTTCGGCCGAGCACGAACCTTCGTATGGGCGCCAGGATCGTGTCCATCAACGGCAGCCCCAGGGCCACGATGGGTATGATGATCGCAACGGTTGCAGGACTCTTGAGAGACCCGAGAATGCTGAGCGAAGCGAGGATGAAGCCGAGAAAGTAACTACCGCAATCACCCAGGAAGATCGACGCCGGGTTGAAATTGTAACGCAGAAATCCCATGCAGGCTCCGGCCAGGGCGGCGAGGCCGACAACAGCGGCGGTGTTGCCGCCGTTCTCGGTCAATACCAGCAGAACCAGGGAAACGAAAAGACTCGTGCCGGTCGCCAGCCCGTCCAGTCCGTCGATCAGGTTGACGGCGTTCACCACCAGGAGGACCCAGAACAGAGTGACGATACCGGAAAACCATCCCAGGGAGAATTCGGAACCCCACGGCAAGGCGATCTGTTTGAAGAACAACCCGCCCTCGCAGGCCAGGAGGGCCGCCACGATCTGAAACAGGAACTTCACGTCCGGGCGGAGCTGGTGAACGTCATCACAGAGCCCCATGACGAACACCACGGTGGCCCCTGCCGAAATCCAGATCAAGGACGAATCCCAGTATGACGAGAAAAAGAGCACGCAGCCCCAGAAGGGCAACATGAAAGCCAGGTAGACGGCAATCCCGCCCAGCCGGGGAATCGGTTCGACATGGATTTTGCGCGCTGCGGGCCGATCGACGACGTCGAGTCGTTTGGCGATCCTTCCCACCACCGGCGTAAGCGTCAGGGCCAGGAGGAGGGATGCGAGAAACGCGATCAGAATAGTATACATCGATCACCAAATGACGAACGTCATGAGGACTCAGAGACGAATCAACCGTTTCGACAGTGCAGCGCCAATCACACGGCAGACTGCGAATTCGCCATTGCGAACATAACACAAATTTAATGTTACACAAGAACTACGGACAATATTAAAACAAACTGAAGAAATTTTCTCCGGATGATTCAAATGGCGTTCGGTCCCAACAAAAAATTTGCTTGGAGGGTAAACATCTACCGGCAAATCACCAATTCGATGTGCGCTATCCCGTTTGCGGGAACACCATATATTCTGTCGGGTCCTGAAATCACGCTTCCGGCAGAGGTTGTCCAATGACGCTTCAATCAGCGCCCGGCCCGTGCACCCGTTCTTTGAGTATGTCGGCATATCTTCGTGCCCATTCACTGCGGTTGAATTCACGAATCGCGAAGGACCGTCCCGCATTTCCCATTTTCCGTCTCAATGCCCGGTTTTCCGCCAGTTCAATGATGGCGGAAGCCAGGGCCGCGCCATCTTCAGGCGCAACGGCAATGCCGCCGCCGGACAGCTCCAGGATCCGCCTGGCTTCCCCCTGCACCCCCAGCACGATGGGTTTTCCGGCGCCCATTGCCTCGAGCATCTTCGACGGCAGGACCGTCTTGAACAGTTCCGATCCGCGCAGCACTACAAGGGAAATATCGGTTGCCGCCATGTAATCCCTGACGGTTTTGTGCGGCACCAGCCCGGTGAATTCGACGTTTGTCAGTCGCATCGCCTCGGCGTGGGCGCGAACTGACGATAATTCAGCTCCGTCACCGACAACAAGAAAACGTACATGGGGATGCGATCTTTGCAGCGACGCCGCTGCCGCCGGCAGGACTTCCAGACCATGGGCCATGCCAACCGTGCCGATGTAGCTGACCAGAACGTCATCGTGCTTCAGGCCGTGCAGGCATCGTACGACGCGGGCGTCACCCGCTTTCCAGAATTCGACGTCGATGCCGTTGGGAACATACTCGATTTTTGAACCGGGAATACCGCGCCCGGTCAGGTTATCGATGAAAGCACGCGTGACGCACACGACGGCGAGCGCATTCCGGTACAAGGAAAGTTCCAGTTGTTCCGTGAGACGCAGAATCCATGAATTCCTTACGGCCCCGACCGCGGCCGCCGATTCCGGCCATAGATCCCGGAGCTCGAAAACCCACGGGGTTCGTGTCAGCGCCCCGGCGAGTCGCCCCGCCACAGCGTTGAAAAACTGGGGGGAGGTGGCGACGATGACGTCGAATTTTCCGAGTCTCAGCGAACGCCACACCGATGTGGGCACGAAGGACAGGTAATTGAGCGTGCGCTTGAAAACTCCTGTATTCGCAGCCAGGTAGGTCCACACCCGGTGAACGTGAATCCCGTCCAGCAGGGATCGGTCGTACCAGCGCCTTCTATAGCCGGCAAAAGGCACGCCGCGGGGATGACTGGGCACGCACGTGACCACGTGCACGTCGTGGCCCGCACGCACCCATTCCCTGCAATGCTCGAAAGTCCTGATGGCCGGTGCGTTGACTTCGGGAGGGAAGTAATGTGAAAGGAACAGGATTCTCATGAAGGGACGCGGACGGACCTCCCGGTCAAAGCAGATGTATGGACCAGTTCAGTTCCAGTCGATCGTGAAAATCGAATGCGGCCGAAAGCGCCGGGCGATCGATTTCCACCCCGAAACGGGGGTGATAGGGAGTGGTCGTCGCATCAAAAGAGAAACCGCGGCCGCTCACCCGCGCCAACGCCTCCGAACCGGCCGCCGCTTTCCAGCCGTCCGAGTCGAGAGAACAGGTGAGCCCGGGGGCCAAGTGCACCCGAAGGACGGCCTGGTGTCTGCCCGGCGCGGTCAATTCGTCGTGAAACCCGATCACCGGGGGTTCGATTCGAATGCTCCGGCTGTGCATCACGGTCTGCCCGCTTTTTCCCGGCCCTCCGCAGGAACCATGCAACTCGAGACCACCATCCCGGAAGCCTGTGCCGGCGGAACGGATCGAGATCCTGCGCGCGCAGCGAAAAGACTCCCACAATTCAGACTGGTCCCGGCCGTCCACCTGGATGGTGTTGTGCGCGGCGGTGCCGCGATCATATTGGCGGACGGAACACGGATTGTACGTGAAAACGCCGGTATCCGCGATCACGCGCATGCCCCGGCGGCTCAGCTCGAACGAGAGAGCGTCGGCATGGCCGTGGCCGGGTTGATGGTCCGGCCCGATCGGTCCCGAATCGAAAACGAGGCAGGTGCCGTAGCCATCCCGCCACCCGAAATATCCCGCGTCGGCCAATGCCCACGCGCCGAGGCGCGTATCGAGGTTCTCCATCCCGGGGTCTCCCCCGGCGATGAACCGTTGGATCAATGCTCCGTAAGTGGGTGCCACCCCCAGCGCGCAGTCATTGAGCAGCGCGTATTCGCCATCCGGATGGACCAGCCGGCTCAGGGAACCGAGCAGATTCGTGCCGGCCGATTGGGACAGGTGCCCGATGGTGTCCGCATCCCGGCTTCGGACCTTGTCCGCGACTCCGGCCAGCCGCAGCAGCGCTTCGGCAAGCAGCGCCTGGTACATGGGGCTGCGCTCGTCGTGTGCTCCATCGGGAAGCACCTGCGTGGCCAACTCCTCCCGGAGGATCGACAGGCCGCGCCGTACCCATTTCGACGCACGCTCCCCGTCCAGGCTCAAGCCGGCCCAGCAAAGCGTGACGGCATTCTCCAGGAGATGGTTTCCCATGAGATGATATTCGATCTGTGCCTCCAGCGCGGCCGTCTGACGGGCGATGCTGCCCACGATCCGATGCGCGGCGGCTTCGTCGAGACCCCTGTTTGAGTGAACCCATTCGATCCATTCCCGAATGCGGATCGAAAGAGGATAGGGTTCCCATCCCGGACCTTTCGGATCGGTGTTTTCCGCGATCCAGTCCAAAACCAGAAAGAGGCCGTCACGGGGCTGAATTCCGCTCAGAAAACGAAAGGCGTGGAGATTGTAAGTCCACAACCGGTCCGCACCGGGCTGCCGCCACCGTTCGGGACCGGAAAACGGCAGCCTGCGGTTCAAGAAAGTGAAGCCGGAACCGTCGAACCCGTCGCTCCGGAGCTCCGCCGCGGGTTCCGAAGCTCTTGGCCGCAGCCGGTGCGGCCCGAGGGGCCCGGGCAACCGCGAAAACGGGAGCAGAGCACGGGCCACCCGGAAGATGACCTGGCGGGGCCGGAGGTACCGAACGGTATGAAAGAACAAATGGGGGTTCACTGTCGACTCAGCGCAGGGATAGGCGTGCAGCAGGTGCGCACCGGTGTTCGGGCATCCGCCCGGATGCCTGAAATGTAATACGAAGTTTCATAAGAGATGGATCTTTCAAGCACAAAAGAGCGGGGGAATGATTCCCCCGCACCCCCCAAGTTTCGGCCACACGCGCAAGCGCGTGAGGCCGAGTGCTCGGCGCTGTCGGCGACTGGCCGAAGGCCGCCGCCGCAGCGCCACACGGAGCCGCGAAGCGGCGAGGGGGTGTGGGGGATACGTCCCCCACGCTTTGAGAGTATCATTTTGAACGCAATTATCCATGCCCCCTGCGACACCCGCGAAGCATGAAAACAGACTCCCGAGGGAGTCTATTTTCTAGGTAAATCCGTATAACATCGCATGTGGGGCCGTCGCGTTCGGGCCGGAAGATGCCCGGTGTGGCTTCCCTCAAGCCAAACGATAGTATTTCGCCGGGTTTGTCGGTCAACCGGGGTGCCGAAAACTGAAGAACCGGTTGGCGGAATTCAGGGGAAGCAGCATTAGAGATACAGGCGCCCGATGATGCCGGCGATCCTTTCGCCGGTTTTGCCGTCCCACAGAGGAGGCACGCAACCGGACTTGCCGCCGTCGTCGAGCACCCGTTCCACTTCCCGCTCGAGCCCCGCCGGATCCGATCCCACGAGGGTGTTCGTCCCGGTGGCGATCGTGACCGGCCGTTCTGTGTTTTCGCGCATGGTCAGGCACGGCACGCCAAGAAAGGTCGTTTCTTCCTGGATGCCGCCCGAATCCGTGATGACGACCCTGGCCCGTTTTTGCAGCGCGAGGAAATCCAGGTAGCCGACGGGGTCCATCAGCCTGAGGCTCGAATTCGCCCGTTTCAGGCCCGGGATCGAAAGCCTGTCCCGCGTTCTGGGATGGACCGGAAACAGAAGTGGTAGCCGGTCCGCGATTGTCTCGAGCGAGGACATCAGGCGTGCCAGCCGGGACGGCTCATCCACGTTGGCCGGGCGATGCAGCGTGACCAGGCCGAAGTTCCCGTTCAGTTCGAGCGAGCGCCGCAGTTCGGGCCATCTGCGGTCCGCGGCCGGCAGAAGTCGCACGAGCGTATCGATCATGACATTGCCCACGAGGTGAACCTTGTGCTGCGGGATGCCCTCCCGAGCCAGATTCTCATTACCGTCCCGGGAAGGAGTAAAAAGCAGGTCGGATATCTGGTCCGTGAGGAGCCGGTTGATTT from Syntrophobacter fumaroxidans MPOB includes these protein-coding regions:
- a CDS encoding mannose-1-phosphate guanylyltransferase, which codes for MYVVIMAGGSGTRFWPVSRKARPKQLLSIIGDQPMVKATYERIKGLVPDSRIILVVGREHFDETSRLFSGTEVRILAEPQGKNTAPCIGLAARYVEYLAGNAPMVILPADHFVARPAVFRTALMHAVSLSADDRAIFTLGIVPTRPETGYGYIETDPVERNADGVAFHRAKRFVEKPPLHKAEEYLLGGGTYWNAGIFIATSSLLLAEFSEHMPAFHSGLTGLTGFDSDEHAQRLASLYEGIDGISFDYAIMEKTGRTVYVLPCDCGWSDVGSWYSLYETRRAEQDEAGNLAEGDAMLIDCRGSFVMARGNRHVAALGVKGILIVDTEDAVLVADLEKTQEVRKVISGLKDRCLNKLL
- a CDS encoding glycosyltransferase, translating into MKVGMVFPASWRARSVQALTWSILCELFRHAMAAQGVEVKLFGLDPPPERGPIPPLSDSDSSALECLSLGAAMEEASEFDLLHTHDNLLSVSYAPFVKIPIVSSFYGRLSEGVLPIFRKWNHRCAYVSASDASRDSSLDYAGTIYPAVDASVFNCRAKPGDHLLWYGPVGKTGGVRDAVEIALRSDRKLLIVGNIEDPDYYEMEIARYVDGSRIRHAPSLSPEKLGELWGKAAAVLCTSEEPAFPLHILESNACGTPVVGFNRGTMAEIVKIGENGILAADMDRIVEEVRRIDSWDRSACRRFVEERFNMERMACEYVQLYRAVLERTKPHAAMSRPPWGLWTVLEDSPTYKVKRVDVLPGKRLSYQLHYKRSEHWMIVQGQALVTLDDRKIPLEVGEYIDIPAGVKHRIENPGTTIMSFIEVQQGTYFGEDDIIRLEDDYGRKGTVC
- a CDS encoding O-antigen ligase family protein, which translates into the protein MRPLGSIFLTRVTIALPVLFLPFFLGGARPWFWSMFAALFMIGTAVLLWMEPESPSLMREIPVKWQGAGVFILAFPVLQLIPLPPSALAVLAPHRLLWLQRAAEAAGSPQGGWAAISYLPVMTMFSLFWWVFLVLFGILLRNALREGSPEWFFRLLFFVAASEALYGILQVLVPSLGVLWEAAGTGDARGTFVNRNHFAAFLGMIWPVLLGYTLSPEEPPSRLSRQKTYDARERNAQIRQKQLFFSFLVGMVLFALVFSESRGGILSALIALTAFTIIGRIRRPGMLAFVVVCWGVMIAYGSIVGFGNIIARFDVLEGGALGRFKIWADSCRLIRDHFLTGTGLDTFAHAIRLYQSHLLDDQEIVHAHSDYLELAGELGVPVAAGLTVLAWGYWVLAARRAWKLDAGENLPDRRRSSGPSGTLSLSDIPGGSGSAIHRSPIPAGLRAGGIHCESGGDSRRRLIAAGALAGCLAFLCHSVVEFNWQIPANQLYFVVLIVLMSL
- a CDS encoding MraY family glycosyltransferase — protein: MYTILIAFLASLLLALTLTPVVGRIAKRLDVVDRPAARKIHVEPIPRLGGIAVYLAFMLPFWGCVLFFSSYWDSSLIWISAGATVVFVMGLCDDVHQLRPDVKFLFQIVAALLACEGGLFFKQIALPWGSEFSLGWFSGIVTLFWVLLVVNAVNLIDGLDGLATGTSLFVSLVLLVLTENGGNTAAVVGLAALAGACMGFLRYNFNPASIFLGDCGSYFLGFILASLSILGSLKSPATVAIIIPIVALGLPLMDTILAPIRRFVLGRSMFQPDKSHIHHRLLRMGLSQRKAVLIMYGATLFLGVFALLIVHARDVKAGFLLLVLGFLVVFFIRKIGYLEYVTVDKVVGYFHDVTDVMGFARERRTFLDQQLHIARAASVEEMWERIVSACELLKMDEARIHFNGVWWNGPGDTYRWCLNEICLDLDQCRDRVLVLELPLVNGSKSYGTLSLRKDLLQDPISHYTLRRIEHLRRTVVAKLKELEDKQGSLQCRSVDRPSPVASSLPINETAHHAPQARRPLI
- a CDS encoding glycosyltransferase family 4 protein, which encodes MRILFLSHYFPPEVNAPAIRTFEHCREWVRAGHDVHVVTCVPSHPRGVPFAGYRRRWYDRSLLDGIHVHRVWTYLAANTGVFKRTLNYLSFVPTSVWRSLRLGKFDVIVATSPQFFNAVAGRLAGALTRTPWVFELRDLWPESAAAVGAVRNSWILRLTEQLELSLYRNALAVVCVTRAFIDNLTGRGIPGSKIEYVPNGIDVEFWKAGDARVVRCLHGLKHDDVLVSYIGTVGMAHGLEVLPAAAASLQRSHPHVRFLVVGDGAELSSVRAHAEAMRLTNVEFTGLVPHKTVRDYMAATDISLVVLRGSELFKTVLPSKMLEAMGAGKPIVLGVQGEARRILELSGGGIAVAPEDGAALASAIIELAENRALRRKMGNAGRSFAIREFNRSEWARRYADILKERVHGPGAD
- a CDS encoding heparinase II/III family protein, with amino-acid sequence MNRRLPFSGPERWRQPGADRLWTYNLHAFRFLSGIQPRDGLFLVLDWIAENTDPKGPGWEPYPLSIRIREWIEWVHSNRGLDEAAAHRIVGSIARQTAALEAQIEYHLMGNHLLENAVTLCWAGLSLDGERASKWVRRGLSILREELATQVLPDGAHDERSPMYQALLAEALLRLAGVADKVRSRDADTIGHLSQSAGTNLLGSLSRLVHPDGEYALLNDCALGVAPTYGALIQRFIAGGDPGMENLDTRLGAWALADAGYFGWRDGYGTCLVFDSGPIGPDHQPGHGHADALSFELSRRGMRVIADTGVFTYNPCSVRQYDRGTAAHNTIQVDGRDQSELWESFRCARRISIRSAGTGFRDGGLELHGSCGGPGKSGQTVMHSRSIRIEPPVIGFHDELTAPGRHQAVLRVHLAPGLTCSLDSDGWKAAAGSEALARVSGRGFSFDATTTPYHPRFGVEIDRPALSAAFDFHDRLELNWSIHLL
- the wecB gene encoding non-hydrolyzing UDP-N-acetylglucosamine 2-epimerase; translation: MKILHVVGARPNFMKVEPVARALAGLEGLDQILVHTGQHYDPDMSDVFFRELGLPAPDVNLEVGSGTHAVQTALIMMRFEETAGEQKPDLVMVYGDVNSTVASALVCAKLGIPVAHVEAGLRSFDRSMPEEINRLLTDQISDLLFTPSRDGNENLAREGIPQHKVHLVGNVMIDTLVRLLPAADRRWPELRRSLELNGNFGLVTLHRPANVDEPSRLARLMSSLETIADRLPLLFPVHPRTRDRLSIPGLKRANSSLRLMDPVGYLDFLALQKRARVVITDSGGIQEETTFLGVPCLTMRENTERPVTIATGTNTLVGSDPAGLEREVERVLDDGGKSGCVPPLWDGKTGERIAGIIGRLYL